A stretch of Labrus mixtus chromosome 7, fLabMix1.1, whole genome shotgun sequence DNA encodes these proteins:
- the wu:fb55g09 gene encoding coiled-coil domain-containing glutamate-rich protein 1, whose amino-acid sequence MLSVMMSRKSCQQQQQQQQQEEDGKGAPQKDPSSRRRHGWSKSCRGRQQGRRTGGGGWPRGRNHLHHNPQRHHPFFNQPRHLHRPVTSLRPVYVKGNRAKGMRAPKNTNQFLMHEKYQMLHMRSDSVGSDSGSSSDSDVELTDMDSYLGVLENARGALLDSPNPHHSTTPPGQIVVLHEDSLRLQEDSLRLQEDSMPYFPSEDDLMQSQNFMQRDFVEFCDILTN is encoded by the coding sequence atgcTCTCAGTGATGATGAGCAGGAAGagctgccagcagcagcagcagcagcagcagcaggaggaggatggaaAAGGGGCTCCGCAGAAGGACCCCTCCAGCCGGAGGAGGCACGGCTGGTCCAAGAGCTGTAGGGGGCGCCAGCAGGGGAGGAGGACGGGAGGGGGAGGTTGGCCGAGAGGGCGCAATCATCTCCACCACAACCCTCAACGTCATCATCCCTTTTTCAATCAGCCCCGACACCTCCACAGGCCGGTGACGTCCCTCCGGCCCGTCTACGTGAAAGGTAACAGGGCGAAGGGGATGCGGGCCCCGAAGAATACCAACCAGTTTCTGATGCACGAGAAGTATCAGATGCTGCACATGCGCTCCGACTCGGTGGGGAGCGACAGTGGCAGCAGCTCCGACAGCGACGTGGAGCTCACCGACATGGACTCGTACCTGGGCGTCCTGGAGAATGCCAGAGGAGCCCTTTTAGACAGTCCCAACCCACACCACTCAACGACACCACCAGGACAGATCGTGGTACTGCACGAGGACAGTCTGCGTCTGCAGGAGGACAGTCTGCGTCTGCAGGAGGACAGCATGCCGTATTTCCCCTCTGAAGACGACCTGATGCAGAGTCAGAACTTCATGCAGAGGGACTTTGTTGAGTTCTGTGACATCCTGACGAACTGA